The following are encoded in a window of Microcaecilia unicolor chromosome 14, aMicUni1.1, whole genome shotgun sequence genomic DNA:
- the CDC42SE1 gene encoding CDC42 small effector protein 1, producing MSDFWHKLGCCVVEKPQPKKRKRRIDRSMIGEPMNFIHLTHIGSGDMAANDGLPMAGAIQEQMRSKGGRDRQWSSSRVL from the exons ATGAGTGACTTTTGGCACAAGCTAGGTTGCTGCGTAGTAGAGAAACCACAGCCT aagaagaggaagagacGGATCGACCGATCCATGATAGGAGAACCGATGAACTTCATTCATCTGACGCACATTGGGTCTGGAGACATGGCAGCTAATGACGGCCTTCCTATG GCAGGCGCTATACAAGAACAGATGAGGTCCAAGGGTGGGCGTGATAGACAATGGAGCAGTTCCAGAGTG